Proteins from a single region of Bdellovibrio bacteriovorus HD100:
- a CDS encoding PilZ domain-containing protein produces MKTKPWSLIILALLHILAPAGNLLLNALRSGRTLSQQWTYWFEVLPKPLVALYVLVPVLAGIFIFICRRWSYWAYLGCLLVILLSNIYSYWTNMNMSTLVLLLVVVLIDVLVVAYFVVPSVQKVYFDPRMRWWEAAPRYHFNHMGSANGQKAFIKSISQGGLFLSSAPALNENDTVEMDWTYQSQHIKVNGTVVYKNTLTDIPGYGVKFTHTDESEKQMKALVAKLRGEGLIIAERLPGPEDSFGVWLKKLFTKGEGLFPKART; encoded by the coding sequence ATGAAAACAAAACCATGGTCCCTCATCATCCTTGCTTTGCTTCACATCCTGGCTCCGGCGGGCAACCTTTTGCTGAATGCACTTCGTTCTGGAAGGACGCTGTCTCAGCAGTGGACCTACTGGTTTGAAGTTCTGCCAAAGCCTTTGGTGGCTCTTTATGTTCTGGTGCCGGTGCTGGCGGGGATCTTTATTTTCATCTGCCGCCGCTGGAGCTATTGGGCTTATCTGGGATGTCTGCTGGTGATTCTGCTTTCAAATATTTATAGCTATTGGACCAACATGAACATGAGCACTCTGGTGCTTCTGCTGGTGGTGGTTTTGATCGATGTGCTGGTGGTGGCTTACTTCGTGGTGCCTTCCGTTCAGAAGGTGTATTTCGATCCGCGCATGCGCTGGTGGGAGGCGGCTCCTCGTTACCACTTTAATCATATGGGATCCGCCAACGGGCAGAAGGCCTTTATCAAAAGTATTTCCCAGGGTGGTTTGTTTCTTTCCTCCGCTCCAGCTTTGAATGAAAACGACACGGTAGAGATGGACTGGACCTATCAAAGTCAGCACATCAAGGTGAACGGGACGGTGGTTTACAAGAACACCCTTACTGATATTCCCGGTTATGGTGTGAAGTTCACTCATACGGATGAATCTGAAAAGCAGATGAAGGCATTGGTGGCCAAACTTCGCGGCGAAGGATTGATCATCGCCGAACGTCTGCCGGGTCCGGAAGACAGCTTCGGTGTCTGGTTGAAAAAGCTCTTCACGAAGGGCGAAGGATTGTTCCCGAAAGCAAGAACGTAA
- a CDS encoding UvrD-helicase domain-containing protein: MSGTTPELRNIILRAGAGAGKTTTLTQTFLDFAKAFKAKHKKFPRIVVTTFTRKATQELKERLVGKALVEEETDEKNKGLFQFVSSKSQVQISTIHGVLSLFLSRYGSAIGLTPDYKIMSESEIRKGARKIMRKYLLENPQLQELLEEYDFQTLEGALLKYFGEQVIFPGMTFIRRGEMEKETAKFVADIGGALRRVCLEISQETSNDKWVDYAGAMTGFDWNASNGDWEGFFARLESFWENISKPVFRKATPPFSLSLNEELEELRDRVDRLLAEPRYRPEYWDRHEKNCALFEELAQNFCRDFMQTKLESGLLSMSDLETLASKITLDQPEAAVKFSQEWDFWMVDEYQDTSPVQVELLRHLVGEKPVFIVGDPQQSIYLFRGARSEVFREKVAEIEAQQGDVQVKLVNYRSSPEVLEFFNHYFTRLGSQFAAMTPDEKKPKKGPEVPVVQVVLSETGDEDETSAEILATVARIQELLQAGTSPEQICVLGRTHRTLEDIAKVAQEYGVPLQLHSGSGFYERREVLDALAVLKFLVNPHDNANFVALLRSPWLALPDSEILSYCHSFRHSFWKEAQKNLDQKPEIHPLRVMKALLAQAEVKGLSWTLKKALIDLGLFDYSARIDSTGRREANLWKVVSLLSQEERRPGFNYLDFLDSSLETLSTDEGGEDADATPVIEPKRVNFMTVHASKGLQFDQVILPGMGNDPRASHAPVLSIHEKTGLWSLKVRNEETQAMAGSVLADQIVEELRKRETEEFNRVLYVALTRAKSGVTLLWDKKVGKKSWAAHCPLNLEEGLHEEKDFSYVVRSENPQPVKMSEQDLAEKDLRPQWQAEASEKRKYISVTELVTPEGVQAGGGYTPKASQLGAGLARAQQGTNAHRLFEALKFTSFDELLKISDEDLKKPLEFLAKTPELPLLRIINEGFVEWGFALKYKEALMQGQIDLWGVVDGTLWMVDYKTGSQRYSDTAFRQLEAYTWALYRMKYLDNVQQVKLAVVYPVDEVVKIEALGSLKELNERLEKSIDNYFLV, translated from the coding sequence ATGTCGGGCACCACACCTGAATTAAGAAATATCATCCTGCGTGCCGGTGCCGGCGCGGGGAAAACAACGACATTGACCCAGACCTTCCTGGATTTTGCGAAAGCTTTTAAAGCCAAGCATAAAAAGTTCCCACGGATCGTGGTGACGACCTTCACCCGCAAAGCCACCCAGGAACTGAAAGAGCGTCTTGTTGGAAAAGCGCTGGTTGAAGAGGAGACCGATGAAAAGAACAAAGGTTTGTTCCAGTTTGTCAGCTCCAAGTCCCAGGTGCAGATTTCAACCATTCACGGGGTGCTAAGCCTGTTCTTGTCCCGCTATGGTTCCGCCATCGGACTGACTCCGGACTATAAAATCATGAGCGAATCCGAGATTCGCAAGGGCGCACGCAAGATCATGCGCAAGTACCTGCTGGAAAATCCGCAGTTGCAGGAACTTTTGGAAGAATATGACTTTCAGACTCTGGAAGGGGCCTTGCTCAAATATTTCGGCGAACAGGTGATCTTTCCGGGAATGACCTTCATCCGCCGTGGTGAGATGGAAAAAGAAACCGCCAAGTTTGTGGCTGATATCGGCGGGGCTTTGCGCCGGGTGTGTCTGGAAATTTCCCAGGAAACCAGCAATGACAAGTGGGTGGATTATGCCGGTGCAATGACCGGTTTTGACTGGAATGCCTCGAACGGTGATTGGGAGGGCTTCTTTGCCCGTCTGGAATCTTTCTGGGAAAACATCAGCAAGCCTGTCTTCCGCAAAGCGACCCCGCCGTTCAGCTTAAGTCTGAATGAAGAGCTGGAGGAACTGCGTGATCGCGTCGACCGTCTTTTGGCCGAGCCTCGTTACCGTCCCGAATACTGGGATCGCCATGAAAAGAATTGCGCCCTGTTTGAAGAGCTGGCGCAGAATTTCTGTCGCGATTTTATGCAGACGAAACTGGAAAGCGGTCTGCTGTCCATGAGTGACCTTGAAACCCTGGCCTCCAAAATCACTTTGGATCAGCCGGAGGCCGCCGTGAAGTTCTCGCAAGAATGGGACTTCTGGATGGTCGATGAATATCAGGACACCAGCCCCGTGCAAGTGGAGCTGTTGCGCCATCTTGTCGGCGAAAAGCCGGTGTTCATCGTCGGGGATCCACAACAAAGTATCTATCTTTTCCGTGGCGCCCGCTCCGAGGTCTTCCGGGAAAAGGTGGCTGAAATCGAAGCCCAGCAGGGCGACGTGCAAGTCAAACTTGTGAACTACCGGTCTTCCCCGGAAGTGCTGGAGTTCTTCAATCATTATTTCACTCGTCTGGGTTCGCAGTTTGCTGCGATGACCCCGGATGAAAAGAAGCCGAAAAAAGGCCCGGAAGTTCCAGTCGTGCAGGTTGTGCTGTCTGAAACTGGTGACGAGGACGAGACCTCGGCCGAAATTCTGGCCACCGTCGCGCGCATTCAGGAACTATTGCAAGCCGGCACCAGTCCGGAGCAAATCTGTGTTCTGGGCCGAACTCATAGAACGTTGGAAGACATTGCCAAAGTTGCGCAGGAATACGGCGTGCCTTTGCAGCTTCACAGCGGCAGCGGATTCTACGAGCGCCGTGAGGTGCTGGACGCTTTGGCGGTTTTGAAGTTTTTGGTGAATCCTCATGACAATGCCAATTTCGTGGCGCTTTTAAGATCCCCATGGCTGGCGCTGCCGGACAGCGAGATTCTTTCTTACTGCCATTCCTTCCGTCATTCTTTCTGGAAAGAGGCGCAAAAAAACCTGGATCAAAAGCCCGAGATTCATCCGTTGCGGGTGATGAAGGCGCTGCTGGCTCAGGCGGAAGTCAAAGGCCTGTCCTGGACCTTGAAAAAGGCGCTGATTGATCTGGGATTGTTTGATTATTCCGCCCGCATTGATTCCACGGGCCGTCGCGAGGCGAATCTGTGGAAGGTGGTGTCCTTGCTTTCGCAGGAAGAGCGTCGTCCGGGATTTAACTATCTGGACTTCCTGGATTCGAGCCTGGAAACCCTGTCCACGGATGAAGGGGGCGAGGACGCGGATGCGACTCCGGTGATTGAGCCCAAACGTGTGAACTTTATGACCGTGCACGCGTCCAAGGGCTTGCAGTTTGATCAGGTGATTTTGCCGGGCATGGGCAATGACCCGCGCGCAAGTCATGCGCCGGTTCTGAGCATTCATGAAAAAACCGGCTTATGGTCCCTGAAAGTGCGCAACGAAGAAACTCAAGCTATGGCTGGCAGTGTGCTGGCCGATCAGATTGTGGAAGAACTTCGCAAACGTGAAACTGAAGAGTTCAACCGTGTTTTGTACGTGGCTCTGACCCGGGCAAAATCCGGTGTGACACTGTTGTGGGATAAAAAAGTCGGGAAGAAATCCTGGGCGGCCCATTGCCCGCTGAATCTGGAAGAAGGTCTTCACGAGGAAAAAGATTTCTCTTACGTTGTACGCAGTGAAAATCCTCAACCCGTCAAGATGTCTGAACAAGACCTCGCGGAAAAGGACCTGCGCCCGCAGTGGCAGGCCGAAGCTTCTGAAAAACGAAAATACATCTCGGTCACTGAACTGGTAACACCCGAGGGAGTGCAGGCTGGTGGAGGTTACACGCCGAAGGCTTCTCAACTGGGGGCGGGACTGGCCCGGGCTCAGCAGGGAACCAATGCGCATCGGTTGTTTGAGGCCTTGAAGTTCACGTCATTTGATGAGCTTTTGAAGATTTCAGATGAGGACCTGAAAAAGCCCTTGGAGTTTTTGGCGAAGACCCCGGAATTGCCGCTTTTACGAATCATCAATGAGGGGTTCGTCGAGTGGGGCTTTGCTCTGAAGTATAAAGAAGCCCTGATGCAGGGGCAGATCGATCTTTGGGGTGTTGTTGATGGTACGTTGTGGATGGTGGATTACAAGACCGGATCCCAACGGTATTCCGACACGGCTTTCAGGCAGCTGGAGGCCTACACCTGGGCTTTGTATCGCATGAAGTATCTGGACAATGTCCAGCAGGTGAAACTGGCGGTTGTTTATCCTGTGGACGAAGTGGTCAAGATCGAAGCGCTGGGCAGCCTGAAAGAGTTGAACGAACGGCTTGAAAAAAGCATCGACAACTATTTCCTTGTCTAG
- a CDS encoding PD-(D/E)XK nuclease family protein, with the protein MLKVISIESRSQISEIFANYNPREQSWLVSDLRTKFELQQKILGRDGQYIDESVLRASDLWKMLLKRLDPGLRLVSDPFARSLLRTIMDEHADVLGVNSSAEDTVFSYIDQMAAVIFHPEGTSRLTEWFESHPEAMNRWKEWYLRARFCALKLLQEHRVITADWITAYLQNFNDLERVWSMPLIVDLSGEITRVEAELLQALSRAVDVVVLEPTPAWRSDFHFLLQPYEDLRAMSTAVQKLPAVVRGEKKSEVLRFSGMLAEIKHSVGQVRQWLDQGIVAENIAVIAPDIETYWPVLQAYLAEEGIPAQKDITHKAQSLPSVTRWLALLRSKSGRLSTSDLEISFFEKEEAQQLRYEEFRSLFKSLYVNEDLARNEIVHKVFFEQMDLGGFLKRDEFVAKALLSWNSDETDIVQVVLRELLQNAVAGTSLTWKEWLSYLESIVAAKEYTLEKGEPRGIMVTKLMSAHSEKARRRIFVGLTDEALKGRNKTQLSGQDYFELAKDIGFYLDNPDQSDLEFELRLLAEADSDEDLYCFGATDLSGSLCSPATFWMSLQGEHEKLTVPLETRWDELQHSTQRGERPLLAGRKELVEQRILQDLGKVPFATITSPELPRISASAVESFLECPFIFAAQRYFKLKDLPDIDLDVDHRTRGQLAHAIFEKLTIEPMRFDWKVEELDQLLETVRVEKKLVFADERLWTPLKKKHIQLGLRFLDFEKRWREEFKKTRTIGREKRFEFYLDPQSGDISTEARDNCFRISGQIDRIDSDGGKQLVVVDYKSSSGGISAHGSWLKNHELQLLFYMWVLEKGLVQDVQGEVIGLFYYVFRNFERKGFKVDDLAGVLYPANKRKDKNATFEAKERYLTEFSQILMTTLGRIKNGECDAKPADFKTCTSCEWRRQCRAPHLN; encoded by the coding sequence ATGCTGAAAGTAATTTCCATTGAAAGCAGATCTCAGATTTCTGAGATCTTCGCCAATTACAATCCCCGCGAGCAATCCTGGCTCGTGTCGGATCTGCGCACCAAATTTGAACTTCAGCAGAAAATCCTGGGCCGTGATGGCCAGTACATCGATGAATCCGTTCTGCGTGCCAGTGACCTGTGGAAGATGCTGCTGAAGCGTCTGGATCCGGGGCTTCGTCTGGTCAGTGATCCGTTTGCCAGATCTCTTCTGCGCACGATCATGGATGAACACGCCGATGTTCTGGGTGTGAATTCCTCTGCCGAAGACACTGTGTTTAGTTATATCGATCAGATGGCGGCTGTCATCTTTCATCCGGAAGGCACATCTCGTCTGACGGAATGGTTTGAAAGTCATCCGGAAGCCATGAACCGCTGGAAGGAATGGTATTTACGCGCGCGTTTCTGCGCGCTAAAGCTGCTTCAGGAACACCGTGTGATCACGGCGGACTGGATCACCGCGTACCTGCAAAACTTCAATGACCTGGAAAGAGTCTGGAGCATGCCCTTGATCGTGGATCTCAGCGGAGAGATCACGCGGGTGGAGGCTGAGCTGCTGCAGGCGCTTTCACGCGCTGTCGATGTCGTGGTGCTAGAACCAACCCCTGCCTGGCGGTCGGACTTCCACTTCCTGTTGCAACCTTATGAAGACCTGCGTGCGATGAGCACGGCAGTGCAAAAGCTGCCGGCGGTGGTGCGTGGGGAAAAGAAGTCCGAAGTTCTGCGCTTCTCAGGCATGCTGGCTGAAATCAAACACAGTGTTGGTCAGGTCCGTCAGTGGCTGGATCAGGGCATCGTCGCTGAAAATATCGCCGTTATTGCCCCGGACATTGAAACCTATTGGCCCGTGCTTCAGGCGTATCTGGCTGAAGAGGGGATTCCCGCGCAAAAAGACATCACTCACAAGGCCCAAAGCCTGCCTTCGGTGACCCGCTGGCTGGCGCTGCTCAGATCCAAAAGCGGCCGACTGTCGACTTCGGATCTGGAGATTTCATTCTTTGAAAAAGAAGAGGCCCAACAACTGCGCTACGAGGAGTTCCGGTCCCTGTTTAAGAGCCTCTATGTCAATGAGGATCTGGCGCGCAATGAAATCGTGCATAAGGTCTTTTTCGAACAGATGGATCTGGGCGGTTTCTTAAAGCGCGATGAATTTGTCGCTAAAGCTTTATTGTCCTGGAATTCCGATGAAACCGATATCGTGCAGGTTGTTTTGCGTGAACTTCTGCAAAACGCTGTGGCCGGCACATCCCTGACCTGGAAAGAATGGCTGAGCTATCTTGAAAGCATCGTCGCGGCCAAGGAATACACTTTGGAAAAAGGTGAGCCTCGCGGGATCATGGTGACGAAGCTGATGTCGGCCCACAGTGAAAAAGCCCGTCGTCGTATCTTCGTGGGTCTGACCGATGAAGCTCTGAAGGGGCGCAACAAGACCCAGCTTTCAGGACAAGACTATTTTGAACTAGCCAAAGACATTGGTTTCTATCTGGATAATCCGGACCAAAGCGATCTGGAGTTTGAATTGCGCCTTTTGGCAGAAGCCGACAGTGATGAAGACCTTTATTGCTTCGGTGCCACGGACTTGAGTGGTTCGTTGTGTTCACCAGCCACCTTCTGGATGAGTTTGCAAGGCGAGCATGAAAAGCTGACGGTGCCCCTGGAAACCCGCTGGGATGAATTGCAACATTCCACACAGCGGGGGGAACGTCCGCTGCTGGCCGGAAGAAAAGAGCTGGTGGAACAAAGAATCCTTCAGGATCTGGGGAAAGTTCCCTTTGCCACAATTACATCGCCAGAATTGCCACGCATTTCGGCGTCGGCGGTGGAAAGCTTCCTGGAGTGTCCGTTTATCTTCGCGGCACAAAGATATTTCAAATTAAAAGACCTGCCGGACATTGATCTGGACGTGGATCACCGCACCCGCGGGCAGTTAGCCCATGCCATCTTTGAAAAGCTGACGATTGAGCCCATGCGCTTTGACTGGAAGGTTGAAGAGCTGGATCAGTTGCTTGAAACCGTGCGGGTGGAAAAGAAGCTGGTGTTCGCAGACGAGCGTCTGTGGACGCCGCTGAAAAAGAAACACATACAACTGGGACTGCGCTTCCTGGATTTTGAAAAGCGCTGGCGTGAAGAGTTTAAGAAGACCCGCACCATCGGACGTGAAAAACGTTTTGAGTTCTATCTGGATCCGCAGTCCGGGGATATTTCCACCGAGGCTCGTGACAACTGCTTCCGTATTTCCGGTCAGATTGACCGTATTGACAGTGACGGTGGCAAGCAACTGGTGGTGGTTGACTATAAAAGTTCTTCGGGCGGGATTTCCGCCCACGGTTCATGGTTGAAGAACCATGAATTGCAGCTTCTGTTCTATATGTGGGTTCTGGAAAAGGGCCTGGTGCAGGACGTGCAAGGTGAAGTCATCGGATTGTTCTATTATGTTTTCAGAAACTTTGAGCGCAAGGGCTTCAAGGTCGATGACCTGGCCGGCGTTCTTTACCCGGCCAATAAGCGCAAGGATAAAAACGCCACCTTCGAGGCCAAAGAACGCTATCTGACCGAGTTCAGCCAGATTCTGATGACGACTTTGGGGCGCATCAAGAATGGTGAATGTGATGCGAAGCCGGCTGATTTCAAAACCTGTACTAGCTGTGAGTGGAGGCGACAATGTCGGGCACCACACCTGAATTAA
- a CDS encoding PorV/PorQ family protein produces MKRILWIALIQMFLLMVFTPDVNARERHSFYSGVRCLGMGGACLAVTNDETALLVNPAALGKLRDFYGTIFDPEIEFGSETQGFYADQSFSNPYSLEDVLGALDKKRGTPYHAKLQVMPSFVGRNFGVGIYGNYTLDATMSADGSTVDAYYRNDLAFVLGFNFRFFDGRVKLGFNTKLISRVEVDDPVLSATGPMSYDSIASEGVGLSTDVGLILAAPWKMIPTLAAVVRDVGGTSFDQAHGVRLDTANRPNLVKQDIDVAAAIFPIHSNYVRSAWTVEYRGLLTSGDEEDKAKLIHGGLELNFGDVVFARAGYNQRYWTAGMELASERFQWQFATYGEEIGTSDSPKEDRRYTVKFAYRF; encoded by the coding sequence ATGAAACGGATTTTGTGGATAGCGCTCATTCAAATGTTTCTTTTGATGGTGTTCACGCCGGACGTGAACGCACGTGAGCGTCATAGTTTTTACAGTGGGGTGCGCTGCCTGGGAATGGGTGGGGCTTGCCTTGCTGTCACCAATGATGAGACCGCTTTGCTGGTGAATCCCGCAGCGTTGGGTAAACTGCGTGATTTCTATGGGACGATCTTCGATCCAGAGATTGAATTTGGCTCCGAGACTCAAGGTTTCTATGCGGACCAGTCTTTTTCAAATCCCTACAGCCTTGAAGACGTGCTGGGTGCTTTGGATAAAAAGCGCGGCACTCCTTATCACGCCAAACTTCAGGTTATGCCGTCCTTTGTGGGAAGAAACTTCGGTGTCGGCATTTATGGCAATTACACTTTGGATGCGACAATGTCGGCCGATGGCAGCACTGTGGATGCATACTATCGCAATGATTTGGCCTTCGTACTCGGTTTCAATTTCCGCTTCTTTGACGGCCGGGTGAAGCTTGGCTTCAACACTAAACTGATCAGCCGCGTGGAAGTGGATGATCCTGTTTTATCAGCGACGGGTCCTATGAGTTATGACTCCATCGCCAGTGAAGGTGTGGGGCTTTCAACAGATGTCGGTTTGATTTTGGCAGCTCCCTGGAAAATGATTCCAACGCTGGCAGCGGTGGTTCGTGATGTGGGTGGCACCAGTTTCGATCAGGCACATGGTGTCCGATTGGACACAGCCAACCGTCCCAATTTGGTGAAGCAGGACATTGATGTCGCGGCAGCAATCTTTCCGATTCATTCTAACTATGTTCGCTCGGCATGGACGGTGGAGTACCGTGGTTTATTAACATCAGGGGATGAAGAGGATAAGGCCAAATTGATCCACGGCGGTCTCGAATTGAACTTCGGGGATGTGGTTTTTGCCCGTGCCGGATATAATCAAAGGTATTGGACCGCTGGTATGGAGCTCGCCTCCGAACGTTTTCAGTGGCAGTTTGCCACCTACGGCGAAGAGATCGGCACCTCAGATTCACCGAAAGAAGACAGACGATACACCGTCAAGTTCGCATACCGGTTTTAA
- a CDS encoding PorV/PorQ family protein produces MFNRGFLFLAGLSAMITTVSAQAESISTTIHHHYQAPRALGMGDAFVAVANDYSAIFYNPAGLARREDGQINLSLTAGGTPGAMDFYNEFQDIESSNQTEQQKQQAYLELIEKNYGEVYSMRIAPMEGFWVRPNWGIALIPADLSVEMAMHQQVGPTVNTTVYADTTLALSYADDMKGVNHGRLSWGVTGKFVNRGFYSRPISATDFAGGDEIIRKEDMLEGYTIDADIGFLWTPELPDSGLWSVLRLASPTVGLVVRNVAETGFGSSLKLLNKEAQSGTPEKLYRVVDIGTRWEYPSMWIFGGRGVLDVRDLGHPDFNWRKGVHLGFEFDWTVSTWWKGHYRVGLKEAFWTAGISAELGIFNLDFASYADDVGTRNTPVESRVYMTRLNLDF; encoded by the coding sequence ATGTTCAATAGAGGATTCCTGTTCCTCGCGGGTCTGTCTGCGATGATCACCACTGTATCTGCGCAGGCTGAAAGCATCAGCACCACCATTCACCACCACTATCAGGCTCCTCGCGCCCTTGGGATGGGTGATGCTTTTGTCGCGGTCGCCAATGATTACTCCGCCATCTTTTATAATCCCGCAGGTCTGGCTCGTCGTGAGGACGGGCAGATCAATCTGTCTTTGACGGCCGGTGGAACGCCGGGGGCGATGGACTTCTATAACGAGTTCCAGGATATCGAAAGCAGCAATCAGACCGAGCAGCAAAAGCAGCAGGCTTATCTGGAGCTGATCGAAAAGAACTATGGCGAGGTCTATTCCATGCGTATCGCGCCGATGGAAGGCTTCTGGGTTCGTCCCAACTGGGGAATCGCCCTGATCCCTGCGGATCTGTCTGTGGAAATGGCCATGCACCAGCAGGTGGGGCCGACAGTCAACACGACCGTCTATGCCGACACCACTTTGGCTCTGTCCTATGCGGATGACATGAAAGGTGTGAATCATGGCCGCCTTTCCTGGGGTGTGACCGGTAAGTTTGTGAATCGTGGCTTCTACAGCCGTCCGATCAGCGCGACGGACTTTGCTGGTGGCGATGAGATCATCAGAAAAGAAGACATGCTGGAAGGTTACACTATTGATGCCGACATCGGCTTCTTGTGGACGCCAGAGCTGCCGGATTCAGGTTTGTGGTCAGTGCTTCGTCTGGCCAGCCCGACAGTGGGTTTGGTGGTTCGAAACGTGGCAGAAACAGGCTTTGGTTCTTCTTTGAAGCTTCTGAACAAAGAAGCGCAAAGTGGTACTCCTGAGAAGCTTTATCGAGTGGTGGACATCGGAACGCGCTGGGAATATCCAAGCATGTGGATCTTTGGTGGTCGCGGCGTGCTGGATGTGCGTGATTTGGGTCATCCGGATTTCAACTGGAGAAAAGGTGTTCACTTGGGCTTTGAGTTCGACTGGACCGTATCCACTTGGTGGAAAGGTCATTATCGTGTGGGCTTGAAAGAGGCTTTCTGGACAGCAGGTATCTCGGCTGAGCTGGGAATCTTCAACCTGGACTTCGCAAGTTACGCAGATGACGTCGGCACCCGCAACACCCCCGTAGAAAGCCGCGTCTACATGACCCGCCTTAACCTCGACTTCTAA
- the coaE gene encoding dephospho-CoA kinase (Dephospho-CoA kinase (CoaE) performs the final step in coenzyme A biosynthesis.), whose amino-acid sequence MKWIGLTGGIACGKSTVSRMLRTHDIPVVDADEIAKEVVKPGSAGLKSVIQEFGPEFLTADGALDRRKLGQKVFGHPELLHKLEAITHPLIREETRRRRRLYEDMGHKLAIYDIPLLFETRAKDQFDGVIVVACTKEQQKERLRRQNWSEDEIEMRIASQIPIQFKEQQADFVLHNNRDEQHLLREVDRVLKWLEELKNQN is encoded by the coding sequence ATGAAATGGATTGGACTGACCGGAGGTATAGCCTGTGGCAAGAGCACGGTCAGCAGAATGCTCCGAACTCACGACATTCCGGTGGTGGATGCTGATGAAATTGCCAAGGAAGTCGTGAAGCCGGGCTCTGCTGGACTTAAGTCCGTCATACAAGAGTTCGGTCCAGAGTTTTTGACTGCCGACGGAGCCCTGGACCGACGCAAGCTTGGGCAGAAGGTCTTCGGTCACCCCGAGCTTTTGCACAAGCTGGAAGCGATCACTCATCCGTTGATCCGCGAAGAGACCCGCCGTCGTCGTCGTCTGTACGAGGACATGGGGCACAAGCTCGCCATCTATGATATCCCCTTGTTGTTTGAGACTCGCGCGAAGGATCAGTTTGATGGTGTGATTGTGGTGGCCTGCACGAAGGAGCAACAAAAAGAGCGTCTGCGCCGCCAGAACTGGAGCGAGGATGAAATCGAGATGCGGATCGCGTCCCAGATTCCCATTCAGTTCAAAGAGCAGCAGGCGGACTTTGTTCTGCACAACAACCGCGACGAGCAGCATTTGTTGCGCGAAGTGGACCGGGTGCTGAAGTGGCTGGAAGAACTAAAAAATCAGAATTGA